The following coding sequences are from one Oncorhynchus nerka isolate Pitt River linkage group LG6, Oner_Uvic_2.0, whole genome shotgun sequence window:
- the LOC115116638 gene encoding F-box/SPRY domain-containing protein 1-like isoform X2: MSGAAAGGAQSCIGAAAASCSSAGNSFVAAGGGVGIAGRLPSRVLEHVFSYLDLYDLMRCSLVCWHWNNCLADENSEVWRSLCARSLSEEALRSDILCNLPTHKGKLKSYQHALSSHDCSRNVYVKKNGFTLHRNPIAQSTDGARGKIGFSEGRHAWEIWWEGPLGTVAVIGIATKRAAMQCQGYVALLGTDDQSWGWNLVDNNLLHNGEVNGNFPQCNNAPKYQIGERIRVILDMDNKTLAFERGFEFLGVAFRGLPKACLFPAVSAVYGNTEVTMVYLGKPLDG; this comes from the exons ATGTCGGGAGCGGCCGCCGGAGGGGCGCAGTCTTGCATCGGCGCAGCCGCTGCCAGTTGTAGCTCTGCCGGGAACTCATTCGTCGCAGCCGGCGGAGGTGTGGGAATAGCAGGCAGGCTACCCAGTCGGGTTCTTGAGCATGTGTTCTCTTATTTAGATTTGTATGATCTAATGCGGTGCTCGTTGGTGTGCTGGCATTGGAACAACTGTCTAGCCGACGAGAACAGCGAGGTGTGGCGGAGTCTGTGCGCTCGCTCTCTCAGCGAAGAGGCACTGCGCTCCGACATTCTCTGCAATCTGCCAACCCACAAGGGAAAG CTCAAGTCCTACCAGCACGCTCTGAGTTCCCACGACTGTTCACGTAACGTCTACGTGAAGAAGAACGGCTTCACCCTTCACCGCAACCCCATCGCCCAGAGCACCGACGGAGCCCGCGGCAAGATCGGCTTCTCCGAGGGCCGCCACGCCTGGGAGATCTGGTGGGAGGGGCCCCTAGGGACCGTGGCGGTGATCGGCATTGCCACCAAGCGTGCTGCCATGCAATGCCAGGGCTACGTGGCCCTCCTGGGTACTGACGACCAAAGCTGGGGCTGGAATCTGGTGGATAACAACCTGCTCCACAATGGGGAGGTGAACGGGAACTTCCCCCAGTGCAACAACGCTCCCAAATACCAG ATCGGGGAGAGGATACGAGTAATCCTGGATATGGATAACAAAACCCTGGCCTTCGAGAGAGGCTTTGAGTTCCTGGGAGTGGCCTTCCGAGGGCTTCCGAAAGCCTGCCTCTTCCCGGCCGTCTCAGCTGTCTATGGCAACACCGAGGTGACCATGGTCTACCTGGGCAAGCCTCTGGATGGGTAG
- the LOC115116638 gene encoding F-box/SPRY domain-containing protein 1-like isoform X1 — MSGAAAGGAQSCIGAAAASCSSAGNSFVAAGGGVGIAGRLPSRVLEHVFSYLDLYDLMRCSLVCWHWNNCLADENSEVWRSLCARSLSEEALRSDILCNLPTHKGKLKSYQHALSSHDCSRNVYVKKNGFTLHRNPIAQSTDGARGKIGFSEGRHAWEIWWEGPLGTVAVIGIATKRAAMQCQGYVALLGTDDQSWGWNLVDNNLLHNGEVNGNFPQCNNAPKYQCNGVRPQIGERIRVILDMDNKTLAFERGFEFLGVAFRGLPKACLFPAVSAVYGNTEVTMVYLGKPLDG, encoded by the exons ATGTCGGGAGCGGCCGCCGGAGGGGCGCAGTCTTGCATCGGCGCAGCCGCTGCCAGTTGTAGCTCTGCCGGGAACTCATTCGTCGCAGCCGGCGGAGGTGTGGGAATAGCAGGCAGGCTACCCAGTCGGGTTCTTGAGCATGTGTTCTCTTATTTAGATTTGTATGATCTAATGCGGTGCTCGTTGGTGTGCTGGCATTGGAACAACTGTCTAGCCGACGAGAACAGCGAGGTGTGGCGGAGTCTGTGCGCTCGCTCTCTCAGCGAAGAGGCACTGCGCTCCGACATTCTCTGCAATCTGCCAACCCACAAGGGAAAG CTCAAGTCCTACCAGCACGCTCTGAGTTCCCACGACTGTTCACGTAACGTCTACGTGAAGAAGAACGGCTTCACCCTTCACCGCAACCCCATCGCCCAGAGCACCGACGGAGCCCGCGGCAAGATCGGCTTCTCCGAGGGCCGCCACGCCTGGGAGATCTGGTGGGAGGGGCCCCTAGGGACCGTGGCGGTGATCGGCATTGCCACCAAGCGTGCTGCCATGCAATGCCAGGGCTACGTGGCCCTCCTGGGTACTGACGACCAAAGCTGGGGCTGGAATCTGGTGGATAACAACCTGCTCCACAATGGGGAGGTGAACGGGAACTTCCCCCAGTGCAACAACGCTCCCAAATACCAG TGTAATGGTGTGCGTCCACAGATCGGGGAGAGGATACGAGTAATCCTGGATATGGATAACAAAACCCTGGCCTTCGAGAGAGGCTTTGAGTTCCTGGGAGTGGCCTTCCGAGGGCTTCCGAAAGCCTGCCTCTTCCCGGCCGTCTCAGCTGTCTATGGCAACACCGAGGTGACCATGGTCTACCTGGGCAAGCCTCTGGATGGGTAG
- the LOC115116636 gene encoding transforming growth factor beta activator LRRC33-like isoform X1: protein MHGSACVENTRHSTDQRCIAHNRRYGQQLDRQWLEGPTSNHQTRMFRCSSTASSPPLLCLTLWPLWSLLMSAFCHPHHSPCRLTQKTALCSNSELSSVPGGLPDSIEDLHLNHNHIQMLQDDSLSRYVSLRSLSCADNLLETVGSKLFHNSPHLESLNLAANNLHVGYQQTSLALLTLSRLRVLDLSKNQLTEDMVSVLLQNMTSLEYLHLSRNLLLRLDESSFSDLHQLRELDLQRNMLFEIDGSFDHLHKLQRLNLAFNYLPCLVHFHMTQLVVLNASHNAIEWFIANQDLQEVFQLETLDLTDNNLLFFPFLPTHSRLRNLHLSQNRVSFYEHLADTAAYPNWKTSVQFYNLRGNMSNVTAKLWDESLHGDISSLDLLDLSGNQVHYFPQGFISKMPSLTRLRMWTNCLEVLNLTLEKLPGTLYELDVSNNRLTELHADQVSLRKLGNLSFLNLSQNDLQTLPAQLLSSLTSIISVDISYNRVGVCPLEAGGGGMGWGNQSDCVVCRNIISLRYLYLSGCNLGRLSSSAFVGTPLTHLELSNNPEVIIGPRSIAGLSRTLQHLGLGNTGLRHFDFSPFHHLKSLNISRNSLTQLPASLQRLELKLLDLRDNKLTTVPSAQANVLATKLHAVFLNGNTFNCCQLDWYRTLEKTVTIMDLSDISCQDLTKRTHRVVLVDSLICGGSEEESVYWYILLFIVPVLCFVGMAVIFLLTFRPRLLPTAVRNKCWSHLPCVVQEKSQKEDTGRVQIPILEI, encoded by the exons ATGCATGGCTCTGCATGTGTAGAGAACACACGCCACTCGACCGACCAGCGCTGCATCGCACACAACCGGAGATATGGTCAACAGCTCGACCGACAGTGGCTTGAAGGACCCACATCTAACCACCAGA CCAGGATGTTTAGATGTTCATCCAcggcctcctcccctcccctgctcTGTCTAACCCTCTGGCCCCTGTGGAGCCTCCTGATGTCTGCCTTCTGCCACCCTCACCACAGCCCCTGCAGACTG ACCCAAAAGACTGCTCTCTGTAGCAACAGTGAGCTCTCATCTGTACCTGGGGGCCTACCTGACAGCATAGAGGACCTCCACCTGAACCACAACCACATTCAGATGCTACAAGATGACTCCCTCTCCCGCTACGTCTCCCTTCGTAGCCTAAGCTGTGCAGACAACCTCTTGGAGACGGTGGGGTCCAAGCTCTTTCACAACTCACCTCATCTAGAGAGCCTCAATCTAGCTGCCAATAACCTTCACGTTGGATACCAGCAAACTAGCCTGGCGCTGCTCACCTTGTCTAGACTCAGAGTTCTGGATCTGTCAAAGAATCAGCTTACAGAGGACATGGTCTCCGTCCTCCTCCAGAACATGACGTCCCTGGAGTACCTCCACCTTTCCAGGAACCTCCTGCTGAGGCTGGACGAAAGCTCCTTCAGCGACCTCCACCAGCTCAGAGAGCTGGACCTGCAAAGGAACATGCTGTTTGAGATCGACGGGTCCTTCGATCACCTGCACAAGCTCCAGAGACTCAACCTGGCCTTCAACTACCTGCCCTGCCTGGTGCACTTCCACATGACCCAGCTGGTGGTCCTCAACGCCAGTCACAATGCCATTGAGTGGTTCATAGCCAACCAGGACCTCCAGGAAGTCTTCCAGCTGGAGACCCTGGATCTCACAGACAACAACCTCCTCTTCTTTCCCTTTCTGCCCACCCACAGCCGCCTGAGGAACCTCCATCTGTCCCAGAACAGGGTGAGCTTCTACGAACACCTGGCGGACACAGCTGCCTACCCCAACTGGAAGACCAGCGTCCAGTTCTACAACCTGAGGGGAAACATGAGCAACGTCACGGCCAAGTTGTGGGACGAGAGCCTGCACGGGGACATCTCCTCTCTAGACCTGCTGGATCTGAGTGGAAATCAGGTGCACTACTTCCCCCAAGGATTCATCAGCAAAATGCCAAGCCTGACCAGACTCAGGATGTGGACAAACTGTCTTGAGGTCTTGAATCTAACTCTGGAAAAGCTGCCGGGGACGTTGTACGAGTTGGACGTGAGCAACAATAGGTTGACAGAGCTCCATGCCGACCAAGTTAGTTTGAGGAAGCTAGGCAACCTAAGCTTTCTGAACCTGAGCCAGAATGACCTGCAGACTCTACCTGCTCAGCTGTTGTCTTCTCTCACCAGCATCATCTCTGTGGATATTAGCTACAACAGAGTTGGCGTGTGCCCCCTTGAAGCAGGGGGTGGGGGCATGGGCTGGGGTAACCAATCAGACTGTGTCGTTTGTAGAAACATCATTTCTCTGAGATATCTCTACCTATCGGGGTGCAACCTGGGGAGGCTGTCATCATCAGCGTTCGTAGGGACGCCCCTAACACACCTGGAGCTGTCTAACAACCCAGAAGTCATCATCGGGCCCAGATCCATCGCAGGCCTCAGCAGAACTCTACAACATCTAGGATTGGGAAACACAGGCCTGAGACACTTTGACTTCTCTCCTTTCCACCACTTGAAGTCTTTGAACATTTCCAGAAACTCTCTTACTCAGCTCCCTGCTTCACTGCAACGCCTGGAGCTGAAGCTGCTGGACCTGAGGGACAACAAACTGACCACCGTCCCCTCAGCTCAGGCTAACGTGTTAGCCACGAAACTCCACGCCGTTTTTCTCAACGGAAACACTTTCAACTGCTGCCAGTTGGACTGGTACAGGACGTTGGAGAAAACGGTCACTATCATGGACCTCTCAGATATTTCATGTCAGGATCTGACCAAAAGAACACACAGAGTGGTGCTTGTAGACTCCCTAATATGTGGCGGTAGTGAGGAGGAGTCTGTGTACTGGTACATCCTGCTGTTTATCGTTCCTGTTCTCTGTTTTGTTGGAATGGCTGTTATCTTCCTGCTCACCTTTAGGCCCAGACTGCTTCCCACAGCAGTTAGAAATAAATGCTGGAGTCACCTTCCCTGTGTTGTCCAAGAAAAGTCCCAAAAAGAAGACACTGGTCGTGTCCAAATACCCATACTAGAGATCTAA
- the LOC115116636 gene encoding transforming growth factor beta activator LRRC33-like isoform X2, with the protein MFRCSSTASSPPLLCLTLWPLWSLLMSAFCHPHHSPCRLTQKTALCSNSELSSVPGGLPDSIEDLHLNHNHIQMLQDDSLSRYVSLRSLSCADNLLETVGSKLFHNSPHLESLNLAANNLHVGYQQTSLALLTLSRLRVLDLSKNQLTEDMVSVLLQNMTSLEYLHLSRNLLLRLDESSFSDLHQLRELDLQRNMLFEIDGSFDHLHKLQRLNLAFNYLPCLVHFHMTQLVVLNASHNAIEWFIANQDLQEVFQLETLDLTDNNLLFFPFLPTHSRLRNLHLSQNRVSFYEHLADTAAYPNWKTSVQFYNLRGNMSNVTAKLWDESLHGDISSLDLLDLSGNQVHYFPQGFISKMPSLTRLRMWTNCLEVLNLTLEKLPGTLYELDVSNNRLTELHADQVSLRKLGNLSFLNLSQNDLQTLPAQLLSSLTSIISVDISYNRVGVCPLEAGGGGMGWGNQSDCVVCRNIISLRYLYLSGCNLGRLSSSAFVGTPLTHLELSNNPEVIIGPRSIAGLSRTLQHLGLGNTGLRHFDFSPFHHLKSLNISRNSLTQLPASLQRLELKLLDLRDNKLTTVPSAQANVLATKLHAVFLNGNTFNCCQLDWYRTLEKTVTIMDLSDISCQDLTKRTHRVVLVDSLICGGSEEESVYWYILLFIVPVLCFVGMAVIFLLTFRPRLLPTAVRNKCWSHLPCVVQEKSQKEDTGRVQIPILEI; encoded by the exons ATGTTTAGATGTTCATCCAcggcctcctcccctcccctgctcTGTCTAACCCTCTGGCCCCTGTGGAGCCTCCTGATGTCTGCCTTCTGCCACCCTCACCACAGCCCCTGCAGACTG ACCCAAAAGACTGCTCTCTGTAGCAACAGTGAGCTCTCATCTGTACCTGGGGGCCTACCTGACAGCATAGAGGACCTCCACCTGAACCACAACCACATTCAGATGCTACAAGATGACTCCCTCTCCCGCTACGTCTCCCTTCGTAGCCTAAGCTGTGCAGACAACCTCTTGGAGACGGTGGGGTCCAAGCTCTTTCACAACTCACCTCATCTAGAGAGCCTCAATCTAGCTGCCAATAACCTTCACGTTGGATACCAGCAAACTAGCCTGGCGCTGCTCACCTTGTCTAGACTCAGAGTTCTGGATCTGTCAAAGAATCAGCTTACAGAGGACATGGTCTCCGTCCTCCTCCAGAACATGACGTCCCTGGAGTACCTCCACCTTTCCAGGAACCTCCTGCTGAGGCTGGACGAAAGCTCCTTCAGCGACCTCCACCAGCTCAGAGAGCTGGACCTGCAAAGGAACATGCTGTTTGAGATCGACGGGTCCTTCGATCACCTGCACAAGCTCCAGAGACTCAACCTGGCCTTCAACTACCTGCCCTGCCTGGTGCACTTCCACATGACCCAGCTGGTGGTCCTCAACGCCAGTCACAATGCCATTGAGTGGTTCATAGCCAACCAGGACCTCCAGGAAGTCTTCCAGCTGGAGACCCTGGATCTCACAGACAACAACCTCCTCTTCTTTCCCTTTCTGCCCACCCACAGCCGCCTGAGGAACCTCCATCTGTCCCAGAACAGGGTGAGCTTCTACGAACACCTGGCGGACACAGCTGCCTACCCCAACTGGAAGACCAGCGTCCAGTTCTACAACCTGAGGGGAAACATGAGCAACGTCACGGCCAAGTTGTGGGACGAGAGCCTGCACGGGGACATCTCCTCTCTAGACCTGCTGGATCTGAGTGGAAATCAGGTGCACTACTTCCCCCAAGGATTCATCAGCAAAATGCCAAGCCTGACCAGACTCAGGATGTGGACAAACTGTCTTGAGGTCTTGAATCTAACTCTGGAAAAGCTGCCGGGGACGTTGTACGAGTTGGACGTGAGCAACAATAGGTTGACAGAGCTCCATGCCGACCAAGTTAGTTTGAGGAAGCTAGGCAACCTAAGCTTTCTGAACCTGAGCCAGAATGACCTGCAGACTCTACCTGCTCAGCTGTTGTCTTCTCTCACCAGCATCATCTCTGTGGATATTAGCTACAACAGAGTTGGCGTGTGCCCCCTTGAAGCAGGGGGTGGGGGCATGGGCTGGGGTAACCAATCAGACTGTGTCGTTTGTAGAAACATCATTTCTCTGAGATATCTCTACCTATCGGGGTGCAACCTGGGGAGGCTGTCATCATCAGCGTTCGTAGGGACGCCCCTAACACACCTGGAGCTGTCTAACAACCCAGAAGTCATCATCGGGCCCAGATCCATCGCAGGCCTCAGCAGAACTCTACAACATCTAGGATTGGGAAACACAGGCCTGAGACACTTTGACTTCTCTCCTTTCCACCACTTGAAGTCTTTGAACATTTCCAGAAACTCTCTTACTCAGCTCCCTGCTTCACTGCAACGCCTGGAGCTGAAGCTGCTGGACCTGAGGGACAACAAACTGACCACCGTCCCCTCAGCTCAGGCTAACGTGTTAGCCACGAAACTCCACGCCGTTTTTCTCAACGGAAACACTTTCAACTGCTGCCAGTTGGACTGGTACAGGACGTTGGAGAAAACGGTCACTATCATGGACCTCTCAGATATTTCATGTCAGGATCTGACCAAAAGAACACACAGAGTGGTGCTTGTAGACTCCCTAATATGTGGCGGTAGTGAGGAGGAGTCTGTGTACTGGTACATCCTGCTGTTTATCGTTCCTGTTCTCTGTTTTGTTGGAATGGCTGTTATCTTCCTGCTCACCTTTAGGCCCAGACTGCTTCCCACAGCAGTTAGAAATAAATGCTGGAGTCACCTTCCCTGTGTTGTCCAAGAAAAGTCCCAAAAAGAAGACACTGGTCGTGTCCAAATACCCATACTAGAGATCTAA